From Scytonema millei VB511283, the proteins below share one genomic window:
- a CDS encoding MFS transporter, whose amino-acid sequence MAGIWSFSGRYRILHLTWLAFFLTFVVWFNFAPFAPTVKAELGLSEAQLRTIALCNVALTVPARIIVGMILDRFGPRITYSCLLIYAAIPCLAFAFAQNFSQLVYSRLALSIVGCGFVIGIRMVAEWFPPKEIGLAEGIYGGWGNFGSAGAAFTLPSIAAATAFLAGGQINWRLAIALTGIIAAAYGIFYFFNVQDTPPGKVYERPASSAGMEVTTKKDFWFLLLMNVPLVGILGVLGWRLNQVQFFNTTTMYVIWFLLLCLYLFQSYNIWQANKQLMQGKKRYPPEDRYQFSQVASLELAYVACFGSELAVVSMLPTFFQRGFGLNATIAGAVAGIYAFMNLFARPGGGLISDKVNSRKWTLVVTLAGMGIGYLIFSSLGGNIPLPVVAIMTALASFFVMAAEGATYAIVPLIKRRVTGQIAGNVGAYGNVGAVAFLTIYSLLPNDPTGDRVFFQMLGVVGLIVTSLCAFCLKEPTGSHSTEGVPEAIATKVSITK is encoded by the coding sequence ATGGCTGGTATATGGTCATTCAGCGGACGCTATCGCATTCTACATTTAACATGGCTGGCATTTTTTCTTACGTTTGTCGTCTGGTTTAACTTTGCCCCTTTCGCGCCAACAGTCAAAGCAGAACTCGGTTTAAGCGAAGCCCAATTGAGAACGATCGCCCTTTGTAACGTGGCTTTAACAGTACCAGCACGAATTATTGTAGGGATGATATTAGATCGATTTGGACCTCGAATTACCTATTCTTGCTTGCTAATATATGCAGCAATTCCCTGTTTAGCATTTGCCTTTGCCCAAAATTTCAGTCAATTGGTTTACAGCCGCTTAGCTTTGAGTATTGTCGGTTGCGGATTTGTCATTGGTATTCGCATGGTAGCTGAGTGGTTCCCTCCCAAAGAAATTGGCTTGGCAGAAGGAATTTATGGTGGCTGGGGGAACTTTGGTTCTGCGGGTGCTGCCTTCACTTTACCTTCTATTGCCGCAGCAACAGCTTTTCTTGCCGGAGGACAAATTAACTGGCGCTTAGCGATCGCATTGACAGGAATTATTGCGGCAGCCTACGGCATCTTCTATTTTTTCAACGTCCAAGATACACCACCAGGTAAAGTTTACGAACGTCCGGCTAGTAGTGCCGGAATGGAAGTCACTACTAAGAAAGACTTCTGGTTTTTATTACTAATGAACGTGCCTTTAGTCGGCATTTTGGGCGTACTTGGTTGGCGTTTAAATCAAGTTCAATTTTTTAACACCACAACCATGTATGTCATTTGGTTTCTGCTGCTGTGTCTATATCTATTCCAGTCTTACAATATCTGGCAAGCAAATAAGCAGTTAATGCAGGGTAAAAAACGCTATCCTCCAGAAGATCGCTATCAATTTTCACAAGTTGCCAGTTTAGAGTTAGCTTACGTTGCCTGTTTCGGTTCGGAGTTAGCAGTCGTTTCCATGCTACCGACATTTTTCCAACGCGGCTTTGGCTTAAATGCAACTATAGCAGGGGCGGTTGCCGGAATATATGCGTTTATGAATCTGTTTGCCCGCCCTGGTGGAGGATTGATTTCTGACAAGGTGAACAGTCGTAAGTGGACGCTAGTTGTAACGCTAGCTGGAATGGGAATTGGCTATCTGATCTTTAGCAGTTTAGGGGGAAATATTCCGCTACCAGTAGTCGCAATCATGACAGCGCTTGCTTCGTTCTTTGTGATGGCAGCAGAAGGGGCAACTTACGCGATCGTACCTTTAATAAAGCGTCGCGTCACCGGACAAATTGCTGGCAACGTGGGAGCTTATGGTAACGTTGGTGCAGTTGCTTTTCTCACTATTTATAGTCTTTTGCCTAACGATCCAACAGGCGATCGCGTTTTCTTCCAGATGTTAGGAGTGGTGGGTTTAATTGTGACTAGTTTGTGCGCTTTCTGCCTCAAAGAACCAACCGGTTCTCATAGTACGGAAGGTGTTCCAGAAGCGATCGCCACCAAAGTATCGATAACAAAATAG
- a CDS encoding tetratricopeptide repeat protein: protein MSKLTLFGINLLLLAGLTAIAPAPTTAKTTIAQKSPKAALPSSPVKKRKLLEKLLQEGQRLMDTGKLPAAIAKYQQAAKISPKNARIYSTMGYIQALQKNYSAAVVSYRRAIAVAPNHADFHYALGYCLGQLRDNAGAAAAYRRTIELDRNNLNAYLGLGVISFRLRDYDGAAEAYQQVLNRDSNNAYANELMGLLLLEQGEYDAAGAALQKAVTQAPNNPKLLQALAKAWIAQGNTPAALMTFRQIAQLEPQDARVYLQIGDLLKQQNDLNGALAAYRQALSIRPNLPVAQKAIREILMTLPATNRGTEPQL from the coding sequence GTGTCAAAACTAACTTTATTCGGAATTAATTTATTGTTACTAGCTGGATTGACTGCCATTGCTCCAGCACCAACTACGGCAAAAACAACGATCGCCCAAAAAAGCCCAAAAGCTGCCCTTCCCAGCAGCCCTGTCAAAAAACGCAAACTGCTGGAGAAGTTGTTGCAAGAAGGGCAAAGATTGATGGATACAGGCAAACTACCAGCCGCGATCGCTAAATATCAACAGGCAGCTAAAATATCTCCCAAAAATGCCCGCATCTACTCTACTATGGGTTACATTCAAGCATTACAAAAAAACTATTCTGCTGCTGTTGTCTCCTATCGTCGGGCGATCGCGGTTGCTCCCAATCATGCCGATTTTCATTATGCTTTAGGCTATTGTCTAGGGCAATTGCGGGATAATGCTGGAGCCGCAGCTGCTTACCGTCGCACGATCGAACTCGATCGCAATAACTTAAATGCCTATTTAGGATTAGGTGTGATTTCCTTCCGTCTGCGAGACTACGACGGTGCAGCCGAAGCATATCAACAAGTTTTAAACCGTGACTCCAATAACGCCTATGCGAACGAGTTAATGGGTTTGCTACTGCTAGAACAAGGAGAATATGATGCAGCGGGCGCTGCACTGCAAAAAGCAGTCACGCAAGCACCTAATAACCCAAAACTGCTGCAAGCTCTTGCCAAAGCCTGGATTGCTCAAGGCAATACACCAGCAGCGCTCATGACTTTCAGACAGATTGCTCAACTTGAACCTCAAGACGCTAGAGTGTACTTGCAGATTGGTGATTTACTCAAGCAGCAAAACGACCTGAATGGCGCTCTTGCAGCCTACCGACAAGCTTTATCGATTAGACCAAATTTACCAGTAGCGCAAAAGGCAATTCGAGAAATCCTCATGACTTTACCAGCGACTAATCGTGGTACGGAACCGCAGCTTTGA